The genomic DNA CTTCCACGGACGCAAATACCGCGGATGAAAGAAAAACCGCCAATACCGCGGTTAGCAGCCGTTTAATAAAAGTTTTTTTCATGTTATTACCTCCCTATTTAGCACCTATTAAAAGGCGCTTTCTTTCAAGTTCTATTAAATTAAAATCACGTTGTCCGTCCTGCAGAAAAATTAGCTTTTCGCCGTACTGGCTCCATGCCGCCATTAAGACCTTTTTTAACTTAATCTTTCCCAGAAACGAAATATTATTTCCCGTGTTTTCCATAATCCACGGGTTGCCGTTATATATAAAAACTATCTTTCCGCCTTTCGGAGAAAACAAAAGCATGGGTTCCACGTTTTTCCCGGAAAAGAGCTTTTTAACCTTATTCTTTTTGACGTCATAAACCATAATTTTTCTTACCTTTTTTGTAAGAATTGTGTAGCCGATATACCTGCCGTCCCACGACCACTGCGGCGCCTGCCCGCCGGCGGATTGCTTTATTGCCTTTATTTTTCTTCCCGCGGCATCATAAATAACAAGATTTTTTTGCTTTTTTCCGCCGTCTTTTTTTACCATAAATTTTCTGTCCGCCGAATACACCCCGTCAAGTATGTAGTTTCTTACGGGAAAGACTTCTTTTTCAAGACGCGGTACAATCGAAGCCCTGCCGGCGGTTATCTGGTGCGCGTCAAGAGCAAGAATTTTTGCACCCTGCTGTTCATCGCTTTTTAAAATTGTAAGGGTCTTGTCAATGGCGGTAAGCACAGGCGTTATTCCAAAACGTTTTTTATATTTGTCCCTTATCGCGTCCGCTTTGGCATTATCGGGGTAGACTTCCACATAAATATGTA from Candidatus Goldiibacteriota bacterium includes the following:
- a CDS encoding tetratricopeptide repeat protein, yielding MKLRKFFAAAVIGLLFASVIYSAESPEALYNRANAQAAIGDSAAAIDLFYRVIEDYPKFTYAADAMYRLGNLLYRTERYEESERVFNALAGKFKNYKHLDKAYEKLIHIYVEVYPDNAKADAIRDKYKKRFGITPVLTAIDKTLTILKSDEQQGAKILALDAHQITAGRASIVPRLEKEVFPVRNYILDGVYSADRKFMVKKDGGKKQKNLVIYDAAGRKIKAIKQSAGGQAPQWSWDGRYIGYTILTKKVRKIMVYDVKKNKVKKLFSGKNVEPMLLFSPKGGKIVFIYNGNPWIMENTGNNISFLGKIKLKKVLMAAWSQYGEKLIFLQDGQRDFNLIELERKRLLIGAK